ggcaacgaaatgaaaaaaaaaatgaattaaaaaaaaaaagccattTCGTGAATCATGCaacgaaatgccaaaaaaaaattaacctatttcgtgatttttgtcacaaaatgcaaaaaaaaaataaaaaaaaatatataaatcactttcttttttattcaggaaataaaaaaaaaaaaacaaaaaaggttatttcgtgaattgatacacgaaatgcaaaaaaaaaaaaaaaaaaaaaaacagtttcgttctTTAATTTgaagaattgcaaaaaaaaaaaaaaaaaaagggccatttcgTGAATCATGCaacgaaatgccaaaaaaaataaaattgtttctttcatttatttcatgaattgcaaaaaaaaaaacctatttcgtgatttgtgtcacgaaatgcaaaaaaaaataaaaaaattacaaattactttcttttttattcaggaaataaaaaataaaaaaagaaggcatttcgtgaattgatacacgaaatgcaaaaaaaaaacagtttcgttctTTAATTTgaagaattgcaaaaaaaaaacaaaaaagggtcATTTCGTGAATCATGCAACGAAatgccaaaaataaataaattgttcctttagtttatttcatgaattgcaaaaaaaaaaaaaaaaaaaaaacctatttcgtgatttgtgtcacgaaatgcaaaaaaaatatacaaattactttcttttttattcaggaaataaataaataaaaaaaaaaggcatttcgtgaattgatacacgaaatgcaaagaaaaaaaataataaatcaatttttcgTGGATTGTATCACGAACTGCCCATTTgggtctataaaaaaaaaaagcataccaTTTTTGTTCAATGTATGCAAAAAAAACCCATTTTGACTCCGAGCTCTGCTCGAACACGTCAAGTCCTTTGACCCCGCAATATTTTTCTGTGGGCTAAATTAGCATCGCATTTAATCTTGAATAGCCTCAGTTGGCAAGTATGATTTGGCCAAAAAGGGATAGTTGGGCCTCCAACCTTATATTGGGCCAGATTTCACCATCAGATTTGGCAATCTGGTCCTTACTTGCCAAATTAACGAAGGGTGTGTTTGTTATGAAGGAAATCATACCACCTTTTCCATGTTCGACTGATCAAaagttttggaaaatattttttctacgaaaaaaaattccttaaaaatgagaaaaataacttctgtaatgaaagtaggaaaaacaTGTACCGTAAGTGGCATTCCCATTGATTGTGTCTTTCCCACCCTCcaacacacctcatcttcacccccACTCCCTAGCCCCCatccccacccccccccccccccaaccttcCATACCATTTGACTAGATTATATACGAGTGTTTTTAGGATAATATCTTTTGCTTACACATAACGAACACAAAAAAATAAGTACGAAACTCACTTATTTTcctgaaaaacattttcctccgtACTGAACACACGCACCATATGTACTGAGATTGTTCGGGAGACATGGTCCAAGCTTTCTTTCCGTCTTCTTTTCTGCCAGGGGTAGATGCCTTAGATTATACTCTGAGCCTAATATAATGTTTCCAAAGAAACAAGTAACCAGAAAAAACACAAAAACAATAACTATAAACAGATGCAGCATAAAATGGGAGGAAGTGAGGAACAAAAGGCCCCTCAAATTTATCTATCAAAACATCGTAGTAGAATAGCGTAATAAAAGCATCACATGAATGCACACTAACTTCCAACAGCAAGAAGCAATCTTGCTGCAAATTCATAAATGTCTCTTCCCCAGCCCAGACCTGCTCCATTCATTACTCTATTCTTGCTCTAACAAGCAACCAACCCCATAGGACAAAAATATGTCTTAAATAATCACCAGAAAGTATTAAAAGCCAATCTCAATTTGCAATAACAATATAGTAGCAAAAATCTGACATGCAGATTCCATTCCATAATGTCCTTCCCATACCACCATACTTAATTCTCGCATACAATAACATTTCACAAGAATAAAGAGACGAGCCTATTATTCATCGAGTTTCAAACACATGCCTCCTCGGAGATTTCTCGgttatagaaaatgggttacaataGAGCCAAGATAGATAACACTTGAACATGTCAAGAAAACACATGGACTTTGTAAATGGTAAAAGCTGTATCATCAACTAATGATAGTGAGCATGTTAGCCCTAATGATTCCTAGTTGCCAGCTCTACACCACCAAATCACTTCAACGTGTCATTTTCTAATACTGTGAATTGACATGTTCATGCACTGAAATCAAGAACAAACAAATGGCCCCATGCCCTATATAGAACATGCCAAGACACAGATCAAAGCAATTAAAAAGAGTAACTAGAAGCCAATAAGGGGTTCCCAAATGAGCTTTGATCCAGCAAAATTAGCTGTCAAAGGAAAAAACAGGGTCCACTAGTTATAAAAGTACACTGAAGGAATCCTTATCCTTAAGAATAGTAATGGCTGGCCAGTGGGCCTCTGGTATACACCTGTTTAGCAATCAGGCCAGAGTTTTATTAAATGGACTGAGACAACCAAACAGAAAAATACACGAGGGGAAATTGAAATATGTGACTTCTAttaaagaaaaattaaataaTGAGGATGAAAATTATAAGTGCACTTCAGTATGTGAACAACAAACCCTAAATGACCTAAACAAGAAAATTGCAAGGGGAAAAAAGAATAGTATAGAAAAAGTAATACGCAGGTTAGTGAAAAAGAATTACACAAAGTACAGAAAGGAATTGCATAAGCATTTAAATACATAAATATTGATCATATATTTCAATTATAATTTTATCTCCAACTAGCCGGCAAATTATGGTTTCTACTACTGTCTCCTTCACTAGTTTCCAATGCTCCTTCACCATATTGTTTTCTGGATAACTTGGGACCAGCTTGGTTGTCTTGCTTGTAGTCATGGTGGGAGTTAGACGATTCTCTTTCTCTCCCAACACGACGTTCCTACAGATTGTAGAAAGGGACAGATTAACAGATGAACATAAGATAGACTTAAGGAATGCCAACGCAACAAAATCCTGATtgttaatttttttgaaaaaatgaacTTGGTACATACATCACGAACCAGCAGGTCATCTGCCTCTAGCATGTGGATAATGTGTCCCATTTTAGGCCTCTTTTGAGCATCAGGATCAACACACCGAAGAGCAACCAAAAGGGCACGCTTGAGTGTTTTTGAAGAAGGCATTTCAGGCAACTTAGGATCAACCACTTCCTCAGATTTTCGATTCCCAACCATCATTTTTAACCACTCCACCAAATTAGTCTGCCATTGTATTCCAAATGTTAGTTATATGAAACAGCAGTTACTCAGTGATATAATGATATTCATAAATTGATAAAAGGATGGGAAAAACTTACCTCGCCTTGTGGTCTACCATAATCAACAGGAGTCCTCCCAGTAATTATCTCCATGATAAGTATTCCAAAGCTATAAACGTCACTCTTCTCATTAAGCATGCCAGTACAAGCATATTCTGGTGCAACATAGCTGGTACAGAAATAATGTGTTAAGTAATAGCTTCACTTAACGACAATCACTAGATTGATCCTATAGAAGAATCCCAATTCACAGTTCAAAAAGGATCAAAAGCAACAAAGGAGGAACTCACTGACCCAAATGTTCCCATTACACGAGTTGTCACATAACTCCTCTCTGCATTGAGGAGTTTAGCAAGCCCAAAGTCTGACAGCTTTGTATGCCATTGGCGGTCCAGGAGTATGTTGCTGGATTTTACATCTCGATGAACAACTTTAGGTTCCAGACCTTCGTGAAGATAGGCTAAACTGCAGCATACATAGAAAACTAGCAGTTAAGTTATGTTTTAAAACCTTGGTATGTACAAGAAGTTTCTGAGTACAGTACGTACGCCTTCGCTGTTCCCACTATTACAGTCATTCTGATATCCCATGTTAAAGGACTAACATCCCCAACATCTCCGTGAAGCCATTGCTCCAAAGTTCCGTTATCTACATACTCATAGACAAGCATCCTAAAGAGCAGAAAGACACTCTCAGTCTGTTGACCCTTCAAAGCAAACTACAATTCAGACTTCAAATTATAGAGTTGAAATCAGTACCTGTAAGCTCCTTCAACACAGTAACCAAGCAGCCTCACGAGATTCTTGTGTCTTACACGCCCAATAGCTTCCACCTCCACTTTAAACTCTTTCTCTGCTTGACCCCTGAGATTGTTGATTCCATTTAAACTTTCACTAAATTATTTATCCAGATAAGTGCTCCTATCATGAGCTAAAGACTAGAAAGATGTGACAATGCTGTTGACAAATAAGATTAGTATCTTCAGTTTTAGTTGGAAGGCTCAAAAGTTCTCCAAACACACAAAAAAAGGGAAGGTTCCACCTGTCAAAGAGAATGTGGTAAAAGCATTAAACGAGAACGTTGCGTTCAACTATAATCTGTTTCTTCCTAAATTTAACAATGTTAATTCAGAAGAACCAAGAAACGAATAAGTACTTCCGTTTACAATGGTAGGGGGATTGAATTGAGTACACATGAAGAAATCACAATTGTTAACAGGATCAACAATCTAAGCGCCATTAATCGCATGTAAGTTGAAGACACTATTTAGAATTTTAGCAAAGCCAAATGGGAAACAAGCAAATCAAAAAAAGAAAGTCAGCAAAGACTGAAAGAGATCTTTGTATAATAAAAACATGCATTAATGGTTTTTACCTGTTATTCAAGAGATTTTTTACAGCTACTCTGGTACCATCAGCCAATACACCTTGATACACAATCCCATACCCACCTTCTCCTATCACATTCTCATCAGACAAGCAATTAGTGGCAGCCTCGAGCTCTCTTAATGTATACCACCTTCCCCACCCTAAATGTGACACTTCTGGCAATTGCCCACTATTCCCTAACGAACCCGTTTCAGCCCCACTAGTCGCCCTACTCTCACCACTTGATGCCCCAGGCATCTTGTCTGAATACACCACTCTGTGCTCCACTTTCCCCATATCTATCTGTATTTCTGGCACTGCCTGATACATAAAGATAATACCAATCAAGTTTCAGTTTTTAACAAAACTTAAGATTCCTTATTGAAGATAATCTAAAATAACAAAATTTTCATCCTTTTTCCATAAAATGCAAAATTCCCAATTCAGAAAATCTCAAAAGCTGTCAAAGATTACATTTTTTTCTACATACCACAAAACTCCCAATTCCAAAAAGATTTTAGCTATCAATTAATTACtataatttttcaaagaaaatgtAAATTTAACCATATATCAATCTTAAAAACAAGCTAAAAGACCTCATTGAAATAGTAAATAAATAAGAAAACCACTGTAACTGAACATTCAAAGCAAAAAATTTGGGATCATaataaaaagaaaattcaaaattccCAGTTGAAAACAATCTAAGGAACCAAAGTTTACATCTTTTCATTAAAACGCAAAATTCTCAGTTCAAAGAGTCCCTAATTTATAACATTAGTTTCAGCATAAAGCAAAAATCTCAAGTTGAAAAATCTCGAAACTATCAAAGATCAAATTTATGTCCATAAATAAAGCAAAACTCCCAATTCAGAAAAGCTCTAAGCTATCAAAAGATGACATTTTTCCAATGATAACAACCTAAAAACTAGCTAAAAGACCTTATTGAAACATTAATCAATATGAATGATAACTTGTTTTTTTGAATTCACCTGAGGGACAATGGGCCTGTGATCTTGGGCTGGATCATGATGAACAATCTCTTGGATTTCCTTAGATACAACAGGTGTCATCTCACCATTGACATGGCGGTGGAGTTTGCCTTTTCCGGTGGTATTGCGGCGGCGAGAGGCGGTGATACACAATGATAGTAGAAAGAGTATGAGAACAAATACAACTCCACAAAAGATCCCAATTACTACCCCAAGTTTCAATCCAAAAATAGAAGTGGTTTTCGATAACTCATTGTTCACAAACACTGCATCGTATATAGACATCTTACTCAGTAATCAAAATCACCTCACTGCATGTGTATATTCCAATTTTCAATCACTTCTAATTCACACTAGTATTTGAATATTTTATTCTGTGATGAGTAAAAGTTAACAAAAGGGAAGATTCAATGAGTATAGTTTTTTGAATGTTTAAGCACAATGGGGGTTTTCCGGCAACTTTTGGGTGATATATGCTTGGATTCTTGATTTTCCGGTGAGATTCTGGTCGGATTCTTGATTTTCCGGCGAGATATGCTGTCGGATTCTTGGTTTTCCGGTGAGTATAGAGAAAGAGAAGTGAGAAGAGACAGGAGAGTGCGTGAGAATCTctccctttttctctttttttgtttttttcagcCAGCCTAGCAACTAGTAATATTGTCTGTTTTTCTTGGGTAGCAGTATGGCTGATTGTTATATTAGCCCCCTTAGGTTTAAGAAACTTCTAATTTAGTGTCTTACTTTTTGAAAAATGTCGTTTTCTCTCTACCCCTTTTCAAGAAAAAAGTGTTCCATCTGGGTTTTTCCAAAGTCTCTGAATCCGTCTCTTTGAAAGGATAAATCACTCACCTAAAGTGATCCTTCAAAATGAAGTTAGGGAAAGTTTGGTATAAGTACAAGTTATACATGAATTAGTTATGTATGTAATGTATAATGCAGATATTagtaagggaaaagggtcaaaaatgcccttgTACTTTGGGAAAAAGGCTAAAAATACCCTCCGTTACAACTAAATAAAAAATGCATATGGGTTACCCGCTTctgtgcctagtggctccagatgtaTATAGAAATGATGTTGAATTTTATACCATGGTTAATTCTTCCTATAGCCAACCAAAGCAACCTTTAACTCCGCCTGTATGAACTCGTTCACATTGTCGATCTCAAATTCGAATAAAGGAGTAGGATTGCCGATGGTCAGTAGGAAAAAACTTCCCTACCCCATAAAGGTAGGGGTAATTGCATACACCTTATCCTTTCCAGACCCTCTGAATTTGTTATTTTTGTGTTGTTGTAGTGATAACCATTTCAAAAAGttgacacacacatatatacatataaaatcctCGCACATTCAAATGTTAATAAATAAAATATCTATGAGTAGAGAAATAATGACTAAGACGTGCGAGCTCTTATTCTTTTATCCTTTTCTTATCCAGAGAATAGTTAAatgtaaatttaaaaaataatttagcaCTAATAAATAACAATTGAAATTGTTAGACAAAGACATGTCATAGATTTAACTTCAAATTTAGAACTCGAGCTTAACCTCAATAGAAGCATCCGTGCAATTTTTGAGTTAAAATGGATGTATCAAATTGAACTACATTTTGAAACCTAAGATTGCAGGTTGGTTTGCCAGCtattattttcaaaacataagtAAAATTGACAGTTCTAATGAAACTACCACTAATAGTTTAAGTGAGTGTAAAACATACTTACAAAATTTATAAGAAGGGTCCAAATACAATATCTAAAAGTCAAGGGGTCATATAATTGCTGAGACAAAATATGGGCAGCTCATGATGAGAAATGACGTATGTGTCCCGATTTGgaattcttaaaattatgtgcCGTATCAGTTACTTGAGTTTAAAAAGTAGTAatatgaagaaagaaaaaaagtatTTGTGCAATCAATCACTTAAAATGTTATTTTTTGATTTATTAATTTTGATAATTAGAAAAGTAATAATACTCGCTCCATCTTAATATTTGATgcacttttatttttaatttgtccaaaaaaataaatttacttttatatttaaaaataagttAATTTATATTTCCATTTTATTCTTAATGAGAAATTTATCGCTTTTAGACTAaacatttcaatttttttttgtttgattaaACTCCAAACCCGATCAAGTAATTCACAGAAAACGACTAATTagattaaaaaattaattatcaTGGTTATACCCACTATtaaaaaaatctctattttcccaCTGAAAAAAATTTAGTAgctatttcccactgaatgtcggtgggaaaaactTAAATAGTAGTCTTTCACACGGAAAAAGTAGGAAGTTTCCAGCGTTTCAATGAGAATTTGTTTCCTACAATGCTTTTCCCAGTGAGTTGATTCAGCGGGAATGAGATCCGAAAATCATGTTTTACGGCACAAATTTTCCATTGAAGTCATAGGAAAACCTCTATTAGTAGTAGTGACcttaaattattaatttatttaAGTAAAACAT
The sequence above is a segment of the Lycium barbarum isolate Lr01 chromosome 6, ASM1917538v2, whole genome shotgun sequence genome. Coding sequences within it:
- the LOC132645548 gene encoding probable serine/threonine-protein kinase At1g01540 isoform X1; the encoded protein is MSIYDAVFVNNELSKTTSIFGLKLGVVIGIFCGVVFVLILFLLSLCITASRRRNTTGKGKLHRHVNGEMTPVVSKEIQEIVHHDPAQDHRPIVPQAVPEIQIDMGKVEHRVVYSDKMPGASSGESRATSGAETGSLGNSGQLPEVSHLGWGRWYTLRELEAATNCLSDENVIGEGGYGIVYQGVLADGTRVAVKNLLNNRGQAEKEFKVEVEAIGRVRHKNLVRLLGYCVEGAYRMLVYEYVDNGTLEQWLHGDVGDVSPLTWDIRMTVIVGTAKALAYLHEGLEPKVVHRDVKSSNILLDRQWHTKLSDFGLAKLLNAERSYVTTRVMGTFGYVAPEYACTGMLNEKSDVYSFGILIMEIITGRTPVDYGRPQGETNLVEWLKMMVGNRKSEEVVDPKLPEMPSSKTLKRALLVALRCVDPDAQKRPKMGHIIHMLEADDLLVRDERRVGRERESSNSHHDYKQDNQAGPKLSRKQYGEGALETSEGDSSRNHNLPASWR
- the LOC132645548 gene encoding probable serine/threonine-protein kinase At1g01540 isoform X2, with translation MSIYDAVFVNNELSKTTSIFGLKLGVVIGIFCGVVFVLILFLLSLCITASRRRNTTGKGKLHRHVNGEMTPVVSKEIQEIVHHDPAQDHRPIVPQAVPEIQIDMGKVEHRVVYSDKMPGASSGESRATSGAETGSLGNSGQLPEVSHLGWGRWYTLRELEAATNCLSDENVIGEGGYGIVYQGVLADGTRVAVKNLLNNRGQAEKEFKVEVEAIGRVRHKNLVRLLGYCVEGAYRMLVYEYVDNGTLEQWLHGDVGDVSPLTWDIRMTVIVGTAKALAYLHEGLEPKVVHRDVKSSNILLDRQWHTKLSDFGLAKLLNAERSYVTTRVMGTFGYVAPEYACTGMLNEKSDVYSFGILIMEIITGRTPVDYGRPQGETNLVEWLKMMVGNRKSEEVVDPKLPEMPSSKTLKRALLVALRCVDPDAQKRPKMGHIIHMLEADDLLERRVGRERESSNSHHDYKQDNQAGPKLSRKQYGEGALETSEGDSSRNHNLPASWR